In Marinicauda algicola, one DNA window encodes the following:
- the atpD gene encoding F0F1 ATP synthase subunit beta, giving the protein MSNLKGRISQVTGAVVDVEFEDGLPAILNALVTMNGDQKLVLEVAQHLGENSVRTIAMDATEGLQRGNEVTDTGSPIEVPVGPGTLGRIMNVTGDPIDEAGDIKFDAKAPIHRPAPSFEEQATEAEILPTGIKVVDLLCPYAKGGKIGLFGGAGVGKTVLIQELINNIAKLFGGYSVFAGVGERTREGNDLYWEMIESGVNKNPKEHGSAEGSRCALVFGQMNEPPGARARVALSGLAQAEYFRDEEGKDVLFFVDNIFRFTQAGAEVSALLGRIPSAVGYQPTLATDMGALQERITSTKKGSITSVQAVYVPADDLTDPAPATTFAHLDATTVLNRSIAEKGIYPAVDPLDSTSRILEPRIVGEEHYNTARRVQEILQRYKALQDIIAILGMDELSEEDKLVVARARKIERFLSQPFDVAEVFTGSPGIQVPVEDTVKGFKAICDGEYDHLPEPAFYMVGTIEDAVKKAEQLAAEAA; this is encoded by the coding sequence ATGAGCAATCTCAAGGGCCGTATATCGCAGGTCACGGGCGCCGTCGTGGACGTCGAGTTCGAGGACGGCCTGCCGGCGATCCTGAACGCGCTCGTCACGATGAACGGCGATCAGAAGCTGGTTCTGGAAGTCGCCCAGCACCTCGGCGAGAACTCGGTCCGCACCATCGCGATGGACGCGACCGAGGGTCTGCAGCGGGGCAATGAAGTGACCGACACCGGCAGCCCGATCGAGGTTCCGGTCGGCCCCGGCACGCTCGGGCGCATCATGAACGTCACCGGCGACCCGATCGACGAGGCCGGCGACATCAAGTTCGACGCCAAGGCGCCGATCCACCGCCCGGCCCCGAGCTTCGAGGAGCAGGCGACCGAAGCGGAAATCCTGCCGACCGGCATCAAGGTCGTCGACCTGCTCTGCCCCTACGCCAAGGGCGGCAAGATCGGCCTGTTCGGCGGCGCCGGCGTCGGCAAGACGGTGCTGATCCAGGAACTGATCAACAACATCGCCAAGCTGTTCGGCGGCTACTCGGTGTTCGCCGGCGTCGGCGAGCGCACCCGCGAGGGCAACGATCTCTACTGGGAGATGATCGAGTCCGGCGTGAACAAGAACCCCAAGGAGCACGGCTCGGCGGAAGGCTCGCGCTGCGCCCTGGTGTTCGGCCAGATGAACGAGCCGCCGGGCGCGCGCGCCCGCGTCGCGCTCTCCGGTCTCGCCCAGGCGGAATACTTCCGCGACGAGGAAGGCAAGGACGTGCTGTTCTTCGTGGACAACATCTTCCGCTTCACCCAGGCCGGCGCCGAGGTGTCCGCGCTGCTGGGCCGCATCCCGTCCGCGGTGGGCTATCAGCCGACGCTCGCCACCGACATGGGTGCGCTGCAGGAGCGGATCACCTCCACCAAGAAGGGCTCGATCACGTCCGTGCAGGCCGTCTACGTGCCGGCCGACGACCTGACCGACCCGGCCCCGGCGACCACCTTCGCCCACCTCGACGCGACGACGGTGCTCAACCGCTCGATCGCCGAGAAGGGCATCTATCCGGCCGTGGACCCGCTGGACTCCACCTCGCGCATCCTCGAGCCGCGCATCGTCGGCGAGGAGCACTACAACACCGCCCGCCGCGTGCAGGAAATCCTCCAGCGCTACAAGGCGCTGCAGGACATCATCGCGATCCTCGGGATGGACGAGCTGTCCGAGGAGGACAAGCTGGTCGTGGCCCGCGCGCGCAAGATCGAGCGCTTCCTGTCGCAGCCCTTCGACGTCGCCGAGGTGTTCACCGGCTCGCCGGGCATCCAGGTGCCGGTCGAGGACACGGTCAAGGGCTTCAAGGCGATCTGCGACGGCGAGTACGACCACCTGCCCGAGCCGGCCTTCTACATGGTCGGCACGATCGAGGACGCGGTGAAGAAGGCCGAGCAGCTCGCGGCCGAGGCGGCGTAA
- a CDS encoding glutathione S-transferase produces MGAGGKAPALTLADCVHDACPWSGDPVSADALTVHRGPDGKTHVVGFCNPGCRDKFEAATAQFDAAIAAQEGKSHG; encoded by the coding sequence ATGGGCGCCGGCGGCAAGGCTCCGGCGCTCACGCTCGCGGACTGCGTCCACGACGCGTGTCCGTGGTCCGGCGATCCGGTGAGCGCAGACGCGCTCACCGTCCATCGCGGGCCAGACGGAAAGACCCATGTGGTCGGGTTCTGCAATCCCGGCTGCCGGGACAAGTTCGAGGCGGCGACGGCGCAGTTCGATGCGGCGATCGCGGCCCAAGAGGGCAAGAGCCATGGCTGA
- a CDS encoding F0F1 ATP synthase subunit epsilon, with amino-acid sequence MADKLQFDLVAPEQRLFSGAVDMVVVPGTEGDFGVLPQHAPFMSTIRSGAIAVHDGGQVTRTFIHGGFAEVTPEGLTILAEEAIDLSEVDAAEIRQKLQDAREDLADAAEEATREEAADAVTKYEALLEALGQ; translated from the coding sequence ATGGCTGACAAGCTTCAATTCGATCTGGTCGCACCGGAGCAGCGCCTGTTCTCGGGCGCCGTGGACATGGTCGTGGTGCCCGGCACCGAAGGCGATTTCGGCGTCCTTCCGCAGCACGCGCCCTTCATGTCGACGATCCGCTCCGGCGCGATCGCGGTCCATGACGGCGGCCAGGTCACGCGCACCTTCATCCATGGCGGCTTCGCCGAGGTGACGCCGGAAGGCCTGACCATCCTCGCCGAAGAAGCCATCGACCTTTCCGAGGTCGATGCCGCCGAGATCCGCCAGAAGCTCCAGGACGCGCGCGAGGACCTCGCCGACGCGGCCGAGGAAGCCACGCGCGAGGAGGCCGCCGACGCGGTGACGAAATACGAGGCGCTGCTGGAAGCGCTGGGGCAGTAG
- a CDS encoding RNA pyrophosphohydrolase, whose protein sequence is MTADPRAPRDLSLYRPNAGIVLFDAGGLTWLGRRKDARGPWVWQWPQGGMDEGEDAESAALRELYEETGVTPAMVEKLGEIEGWLAYDFPPEVLRQKRKNWRGQKQRWFAYRFLGSDADFDLTAVPPQEFESFRWAPLDAAPQLIIPWKRPVYEAVAAAFATFARRAGET, encoded by the coding sequence GTGACCGCCGATCCGCGCGCACCCCGCGACCTTTCCCTCTACCGGCCCAATGCCGGCATCGTCCTGTTCGACGCCGGGGGCCTGACCTGGCTCGGCCGGCGCAAGGACGCGCGCGGACCCTGGGTCTGGCAATGGCCGCAAGGGGGCATGGACGAGGGCGAGGACGCCGAAAGCGCCGCCTTGAGGGAGCTCTACGAAGAGACCGGCGTCACTCCGGCCATGGTCGAGAAGCTCGGCGAGATCGAGGGCTGGCTCGCCTACGACTTCCCGCCCGAGGTGCTGCGGCAGAAGCGCAAGAACTGGCGCGGACAGAAGCAGCGCTGGTTCGCCTACCGCTTCCTGGGCAGCGACGCCGATTTTGACCTCACGGCCGTTCCGCCGCAGGAGTTCGAGAGCTTCCGCTGGGCGCCGCTGGACGCCGCCCCGCAGCTGATCATCCCCTGGAAGCGTCCGGTCTACGAGGCGGTGGCGGCGGCGTTCGCGACGTTTGCCAGGCGGGCCGGCGAGACCTGA
- a CDS encoding divergent polysaccharide deacetylase family protein produces MSRFKSSSPLRTPLTAGAGAAALCVAVAGALAFLNTQSPPPVGARASLPALAVDGAEAVEVAQAPAPVFAETPAEDIALPGVTETEAALNPPVSEAATPSRAPQAPLAGLYEPGPGGPLPVIAPDGRRPDAAYARAFDGDPSAPTVAIVVGGLGLNRALTQEAIEVLPAEITLAFVPYARDLQTWVDRARADGHEVLIELPMEPFDYPNNDPGPHTLLAEASEIENTHRLDWLLSRAAGYTGVINYLGARLGASERAMSHVLAALEARGLSVYHDGSGRRPVLEAAQAASEARLSLVDRLLDANPEAAAIDERLLELEALSLQNGTALGLGSPYPTTVESLADWANSLPARGYQLAPASFVSRVRHAQASEPES; encoded by the coding sequence ATGTCCCGGTTCAAGTCCAGCTCGCCCCTGCGCACCCCGCTGACCGCCGGCGCCGGCGCGGCCGCGCTGTGCGTCGCGGTGGCCGGCGCGCTCGCCTTCCTGAATACCCAGAGCCCGCCTCCGGTCGGCGCACGCGCCAGCCTGCCCGCGCTCGCGGTGGACGGTGCCGAGGCGGTCGAGGTCGCGCAGGCGCCCGCACCCGTCTTCGCCGAGACCCCGGCCGAGGACATCGCCCTGCCCGGCGTCACCGAGACCGAGGCCGCGCTCAACCCGCCCGTCAGCGAGGCCGCAACGCCCTCGCGCGCGCCGCAGGCCCCGCTCGCGGGCCTCTACGAGCCGGGCCCCGGCGGACCCCTGCCGGTCATCGCTCCGGACGGCCGGCGTCCCGATGCGGCCTATGCCAGGGCCTTCGACGGCGATCCGTCCGCCCCGACCGTCGCGATCGTCGTGGGCGGGCTGGGGCTCAACCGCGCGCTGACGCAGGAAGCGATCGAGGTCCTGCCGGCCGAGATCACGCTGGCCTTCGTGCCCTATGCGCGCGATCTGCAGACCTGGGTGGACCGCGCCCGCGCGGACGGCCACGAGGTGCTGATCGAATTGCCCATGGAGCCGTTCGACTATCCCAACAACGACCCCGGTCCCCACACCCTGCTCGCCGAAGCCAGCGAGATCGAGAACACCCACCGGCTCGACTGGCTGCTCTCGCGCGCAGCCGGCTATACCGGGGTGATCAACTATCTCGGTGCCCGGCTCGGGGCGAGCGAGCGCGCGATGAGCCATGTCCTCGCCGCCCTCGAGGCGCGCGGGCTCTCGGTCTATCACGACGGCTCGGGCCGGCGCCCGGTGCTGGAGGCGGCGCAGGCCGCGAGCGAGGCGCGCCTGTCCCTCGTCGACCGCCTGCTGGACGCCAATCCCGAGGCCGCGGCCATCGACGAGCGCCTGCTGGAACTGGAGGCGCTGTCGCTGCAGAACGGCACGGCGCTGGGGCTCGGCTCGCCCTATCCCACGACGGTGGAAAGCCTTGCCGACTGGGCGAACTCGCTGCCCGCCCGCGGCTATCAGCTCGCCCCGGCGAGCTTCGTCTCGCGCGTGCGCCATGCGCAGGCGAGCGAGCCGGAATCGTGA